The sequence CTTGTGGTGACCGCCGCCCTGACCGGGCTGGCCGCCGGCGAGCGCCTGTTCGCCACCGGCGTCGGGCGTGCGGCCGAGCGGGTCCTGCCCGGCCACGAGCGGCTCTACCGGCCGCTCGGCCACCTCGCCGCCCTGTCGGTTCTCGGGGGGGCCCTGTACGAGATGCTGCGGCGGGTCGACCACAGGATCGAGCGGGGGGCCGAGGAGATCGAGGCCGCCTACTCCATCCCGCCGACCTCGCCGCTGGTCAGCGGCGGCCCCGGCAGCGGCGTGGCCTGGGACACCCTCAGCCGCCAGGGCCGGCGCAACGTGGCCACCAAGGTCACCGCCGACCAGATCGAACAGGTCATGGGCGAGCCGGCGCTGGCCGAGCCCATCCGCGTCTACGTCGGCCTGGAGAGCGCCCCCACCGAGGCCGAGCGGGTCGCCCTGGCCATCGCCGAGCTGGAGCGCACCGGCGCCTTCGACCGGTCACTGCTGATGGTGATCTCCCCCACCGGCACCGGCTACGTGAACTACGTGGCCGTGGAGAGCGCCTCCTACCTGTCCCGCGGCGACATCGCCTCGGTGGCCATGCAGTACTCGCTGCGGCCCTCCCCGCTGTCGCTGGACCGGGTGGCCGAGGGCCGCCACCACTACCGCATGCTGATCGACGCCATCCACAACGCCCTGGCCGAGCGGCCCCCGGAGAAGCGGCCCCGGGTGGTGCTGTTCGGCGAGAGCCTGGGCGCCTGGACCAGCCAGGATGCCTTCGCCCACCGCGGCACCCAGGGGCTGCTGAACGCCGGCGTTGATCGGGCCCTCTGGATCGGCACCCCCTACATGAGCAAGTGGAAGGAGGAGGTGCTTCACGGCGATCGGCCCGACGTCGACCGCTCCCTGGTCGGCCGGTTCAACGACTTCGGCGAGGTCGAGGCCCTGGACCCCGAGGCCCGCCGCCGGCTGCGCTACGTCATGATCACCCACGCCAACGACGCCGTCGGCCACTTCGGGCTCGACCTGCTCGTCCGGGCGCCCGACTGGCTGGGGCCGGCCGCCACCCGCGCGGCCACCGTGCCCGGCGCCGAGCAGTGGCGCAGCCCGACCACCTTTGTCCAGACGCTGATCGACATGAAGAACGCCGCCAACGTCATCCCCGGGGAGTTCGAGGCCAGGGGCCACGACTACCGCGCCGACCTGGCCCGCTTCGTCCGCGAGGTCTACGCGCTGCCGGCCAGCGACGAGCAGCTCGCCGCCGTCGAACAGGCCCTGCGCGCCGCCGAGCTCGAACGCAAGCGCGTGCTCGACGCGGCCAAGGCGGCGGCCCAGGCAGCGGTCAAGGACGGCGACGACGGTCAGGCCGGCGGGTCGGGGTCAAGCTCCTCGAAGGCGACGTCGAGGTCGTAGCCGATCGGGAGCGCGACGTCGGGCGTCGCCTGCACCACCCGGGCGATCCCGCTGATCGGCGCCACCGCGATCATGGTGCCCAGGATCTCGTCGGTGGTGGCGCCGGCGTCGAGGGCGGCGCCGACGTTCCACTGGTAGGAGACGGGTGCCGCCCCCAGGGCGAGCAGGGCGGCCAGGCGGACCAGGGCGTGGGTCTTGGGGCTCAGCCGGAGCGCCTCGTCGTCGTCGCCCAGGCTGGTGTTGAGGTTGACGGCGAGGACGGACTCGATGAACGCCTCGTCGTGCAGCGCCAGACGGCGAAGCTGCTCCTCATGTGCCGCCATCGGCCATCGCACCTCCCTACTCCACCAGCAGGCCCAGGTCGCGGGCGTGGCGGATGGCCTCGCTGCGCGACGACACGCCGAACTTCCGGTAGATGGACATGGCTTGCGACTTCACGGTGTGCTGGGACAGGTACAGCTGGACCCCGATCTCCCGGAACGAGTAGTGGGTCCCCAGCAGCCGCAGGAGCCGCACCTCGGCCGTGGTCAGCGCCGACGCCCCGACGGCGTCCATCCGCATGGTGTCGAGCTGGGCGTGCAGCTCGGCCGCCTGGTCCCGCAGCAGCCCGAGCCGGGGCCGCCGCGACAGGAGGTCGTCCACCTCCCACAGCATCGTCCTGGCCGCGACCGCGTCGGTGAGGACCAGGTAGGTCCGGGCCATCTCCAGGCGCACCTGGACGGCCAGGTGGGGCAGGGCCCAGGTCAGCAGCGGGCGCAGCCGCTCGGCCCGGGCCAGGTCGTCCCTGGCCTGGGCGACGTCGCCGCGGTGGATGGCGAGCCGGGCCGTCACCGCGTGCAGCAGGGCGCCGCTCCCGTACCGCTCCCGCCAGGCGCCGTGGGCGCCGGCGGAGGCCTGCCCGGCCAGGGCCTCGGCCTGGCGCCACT comes from Actinomycetota bacterium and encodes:
- a CDS encoding alpha/beta-hydrolase family protein; this encodes MRSPNAGIGGRTQQAGTLAAATIMPITFQPTLMPRSALDQALVTGISTSLNYAFAALIQDSIEAAALRGAGRTGTDPATVDRRTWRRASVVLDLAAIGAGLAVQSALRPRPDERLPRGGARTAAWWLAATGLSGAIVGVVQELTARPGDTQDHSFPAATFAGAAMAAINDYRRRRWERQFPGVGTDDDAPVSAAKAFAMSLVVTAALTGLAAGERLFATGVGRAAERVLPGHERLYRPLGHLAALSVLGGALYEMLRRVDHRIERGAEEIEAAYSIPPTSPLVSGGPGSGVAWDTLSRQGRRNVATKVTADQIEQVMGEPALAEPIRVYVGLESAPTEAERVALAIAELERTGAFDRSLLMVISPTGTGYVNYVAVESASYLSRGDIASVAMQYSLRPSPLSLDRVAEGRHHYRMLIDAIHNALAERPPEKRPRVVLFGESLGAWTSQDAFAHRGTQGLLNAGVDRALWIGTPYMSKWKEEVLHGDRPDVDRSLVGRFNDFGEVEALDPEARRRLRYVMITHANDAVGHFGLDLLVRAPDWLGPAATRAATVPGAEQWRSPTTFVQTLIDMKNAANVIPGEFEARGHDYRADLARFVREVYALPASDEQLAAVEQALRAAELERKRVLDAAKAAAQAAVKDGDDGQAGGSGSSSSKATSRS
- a CDS encoding carboxymuconolactone decarboxylase family protein produces the protein MAAHEEQLRRLALHDEAFIESVLAVNLNTSLGDDDEALRLSPKTHALVRLAALLALGAAPVSYQWNVGAALDAGATTDEILGTMIAVAPISGIARVVQATPDVALPIGYDLDVAFEELDPDPPA